Genomic DNA from Lepeophtheirus salmonis chromosome 9, UVic_Lsal_1.4, whole genome shotgun sequence:
TCAGGCATGCATAGTTTTAAATTGACCCTTCCACTGAATACAGATAGACGGGAAAATTTTCTCACgccatatttattcattaattttttttaaaacttcttctAACATTTGCCaccttataaaatattcatgtcAAGAGAGAAAGGCATGAACCCCGAGCTGTCCTGCCAATTAACCACTGTTTGATTACATGTATTAACTTTTCCTCATATATCCTTTAAATAGAATGTGTTCATTGTCCCAATATCACGGGGGATCGTGAAATCCGTgagtataattttgaatttcaaaagaatCCTTGAAAATGTAACTATTTTTAATCTTCAGAATGTAATGCACTCAAATGCAAGGGTAATTCTACATCTGGGCTCAGATTAAGAGTAAATGGTCAAGTCATGTTTTTACAAGGAGGCATTCCAAAACCCCCAAATGTATCGTCTGTTCTATTGAAATACACAGGACTAAACGGAAATACGTCATGCTTTGACTATGAGGACAAGAGCAATAGTTCTAAACAAGGAGATCGTGAGTATCAAAGTACTTTTTGATCGTAGCTGGTGGTTTTGCCACAAACAGTTTTGCTTCGAGGAAATTTTACCGTATGACATATTCGCcgtctttttatgttttaatattatcagtTCAAAATTTACTGTTATATCTCAGTCAGATTAATTATGCcgctaggagaagaagaaacaaagaacataattatgaaatgactaatagttaaaaatgaatAGTCAGTCGTGAGTTCTAATATTATCACACAACCTATTCTGGTGGAAAACATCATTTCTTTGCGCAATTTCTGtttgtcaaaacaattgaaCTTTGTGCaattataaagctataaaattagttgtcattataattttatatcatcatCACATGGTGTTTTAAGCAACTCATTTTgaactaatatttgaaatcccaaaatgTTGTATTCACTGAGTGTATACtattcaaaaatcaaagaagaacaaaactgactataatattatttaatcaatggtTGATAAATGTTAAGTCAATCATATTGATATCATATTCCTATATTATTAATCTAATCGAGATGCAACTGTAAATTTCGAACCGATAATACAGAAACCTATAAAAAAGACCAGGACTATGATGGCATGCAGCAAAATTACCAGGGGCGAACATATTTGTGTTAAAACTACCTACAACCatttttcatatgtatattttttatttcgcaGATATAATCATGCCTCTTGCTTCATGTACTTCCATGAGTAATACAACTTTATACTCCATGTCCATCATGGAACGAAAAATGGACGAAGTGGACTAGTCAATAAGGTATCAAAATACACCACACAATCAATTGTGTTCAATCTCGTTGAATAGGTTCATAAAAGGaagttttaattgttttaaatatttagaataaatgttGTTGTTATAAAGAGATCAAATTGTGTTTGATAATATGTTTagctttgtaaataaatatacttattgttATGAGAGATTTGAATAACAATATTACATCGATGTAAGGCCTGGAACATTCTTGCAAAATACGTAGATATATATCGAGGAGAATGTGGCGTAATAGTGCTTTTGCTTTAAAcgttttgagttattttgtgTGCTCAACATTTGCTCAAggtaaatagtattttaatatatattggtaGAAaaactctccttttttttttgttgcccgCGTAGGTGGCGGTAAGTTGTTCGGGAAAGGGAGTTCATTTTACTCTCACTCAATAATAGTACCAAATGCTAGCGAGCACCATCTTTCATTAAATGAAAGCCAACCAAAAACGGCAAAAAATAGTTCGGAAAATGGTTCAGGAATGTTATATTTAGCTCCAAAAGTAGATAGCAAGGACGGTGAAAAAAACTTAACCGGGACAAATGATACTCTTATTGATGagacagtaaaaaaattatccggAATGGTAAAGAAAGCAAATGGCTCTAATCCAGTAGAAAAACTACTCAATGCAGAGTCAAAAAAAGGCGGTCAAAATAATGTATCCACAACAATAGCAACAAAGAACACCTCCAATATAATGAAAGAGATGCCTTACGCAGCACCGGTAGTTGCTGGTCAAGACCCAAGTAATGACACAGCCGCTGGTGGCGGTAATGACACGGCTGCTGGCGGCGGTAATGACACAGCTGCTGGCGGTGGTAATGACACGGCTGCTGGCGGCGGTAATGACACGGCTGCTGGCGGCGGTAATGACACGGCTGCTGGTGGTGGTAATGACACGGCTGCTGGCGGTGGTAATGATACTGCTGGTGGAAATGGCACAGCTGGTAGTGGTGGGAATGACACTGCTGGTGGTGCTGCCAATTCCACATCTGTTGGCAATGATACCACTGCTGGCAGTGGCAATGCCACAGGTGCTGGAGGCGGTAGCAATGACACAGCTGCCGGTAGCAATGAGACTAGTGGAAATGTATCGAATCCTAACAGCACCGCCAATCAATCAAATAGCTCATGCAATTGTACAAAATCAGCCTATGCCACAACATGGGTAACAGAGAAAGTCGTGAGTGTGataaataaatccatttctGTAACAACGAAATCCCCACCATTAACGGAAGTGATAGAGAAAATTATTACACATATaacaagaataacaaaaataattccaacAACCCCAGCACCATTAACAGAAATGGTGGATAAAATCATTACTCGGATTATAAAAATCCCCCGTACCATTACAACAACAGGCCCTCCTCCCACAATAATGGTCCAAAGAATAGTGACGAGAATAATAACAGTCCCACGATTAGTAACAACACCTGCCCCTCCATCAACAAAGATGGTGAGAATACTTGTTACTAATTATGTTGAATTCCCTGTTACAGTAACCCCTGCTCCTCCTCCAATGACCAAATTAGTCCGTAAGGTCGTCACTAATCACATTCAGGTTATTGAAACAGTCACACCAACCAAACCACCGCCAACAATTCTTCTTCAAAAAGTCGTATCAAGAATTGTACATTACACGGAAACTCTTTCTACGACACCAAAGCCAGGAACGGTATTGAAGGAAAGGATTATTACCGTGGTTTCGTACTATACAGAAACCCTGTCAGCAACCTCTGTAAAACCAGAAACCTCTACGACTACCAAAGAAATGACGGATAAGAGAGATAAAACAAAAACCAGTTCTTTTAGTAGTCTTAGTACAACTACAGAAACCACATCTAATGAAGAAGGTATCTGGTATCTCGAGAAATAGAGAGAATATTCTGGGAgaacaagaaatatattttaattattttctataatttcataaaattgtacaattaaaCGAGAAAGTATGAAGCACAATTGATTTTTGAGTGTAGTCTGGTTTCTATTCcatagtttcttttattttcagacAAATACCATTCAATTTTGTGTTAATAAAGgtcaaataattatcattacgaaaataaataatttcataaatgacattgtaaataatgaacaaaaaatttaatttgacactcattttttctgaataaaattaCTACAAGGATTacattgtaaaaagaaatttcattgtGGAAGTATATGTACGTTTTAGAGCTAGGATCAGATTTGTATTcgtttactaattataattgagAGGCAGTCCAGGATCCAATTTTTGACCCCCTTTTgactttacttatttttttctagtgtGGTTTGGACGGATATTTCTTGTACA
This window encodes:
- the LOC121123972 gene encoding uncharacterized protein, whose protein sequence is MWRNSAFALNVLSYFVCSTFAQGGGKLFGKGSSFYSHSIIVPNASEHHLSLNESQPKTAKNSSENGSGMLYLAPKVDSKDGEKNLTGTNDTLIDETVKKLSGMVKKANGSNPVEKLLNAESKKGGQNNVSTTIATKNTSNIMKEMPYAAPVVAGQDPSNDTAAGGGNDTAAGGGNDTAAGGGNDTAAGGGNDTAAGGGNDTAAGGGNDTAAGGGNDTAGGNGTAGSGGNDTAGGAANSTSVGNDTTAGSGNATGAGGGSNDTAAGSNETSGNVSNPNSTANQSNSSCNCTKSAYATTWVTEKVVSVINKSISVTTKSPPLTEVIEKIITHITRITKIIPTTPAPLTEMVDKIITRIIKIPRTITTTGPPPTIMVQRIVTRIITVPRLVTTPAPPSTKMVRILVTNYVEFPVTVTPAPPPMTKLVRKVVTNHIQVIETVTPTKPPPTILLQKVVSRIVHYTETLSTTPKPGTVLKERIITVVSYYTETLSATSVKPETSTTTKEMTDKRDKTKTSSFSSLSTTTETTSNEEGIWYLEK